The Neomonachus schauinslandi chromosome 4, ASM220157v2, whole genome shotgun sequence genome includes a region encoding these proteins:
- the LOC110579078 gene encoding coiled-coil-helix-coiled-coil-helix domain-containing protein 2-like, producing the protein MPRGSRSRTSGMAPPASQAPQMRAAPRPAPAAQPPAVAPPSAVGSPAAAPRQPGLIAQMATTAAGVAVGSAVGHRMGHAVTGGFGGGSNAEPSRPDITYQESQGTQPAHQQQQQQSGPCHYEMKQFLDCAQNEGDLKLCEGFSKVLKQCRCTN; encoded by the coding sequence ATGCCCCGTGGAAGCCGGAGCCGCACCTCCGGCATGGCCCCTccggccagccaggcacctcagaTGAGAGCCGCGCCTAGACCAGCACCAGCAGCTCAGCCCCCAGCAGTGGCTCCACCATCTGCTGTTGGCTCACCTGCTGCTGCACCCCGGCAGCCAGGTCTCATAGCCCAAATGGCAACCACTGCAGCTGGCGTGGCTGTGGGCTCTGCTGTCGGGCACCGGATGGGCCATGCCGTCACTGGGGGCTTCGGTGGAGGAAGTAATGCTGAGCCTTCAAGGCCTGACATCACTTACCAGGAGTCTCAGGGAACCCAGCCAgcacaccagcagcagcagcagcagtctGGCCCATGCCACTATGAGATGAAACAGTTTCTGGACTGTGCCCAGAACGAGGGTGACCTGAAGCTTTGTGAAGGTTTCAGCAAGGTGCTAAAACAGTGCAGATGTACAAATTGA